The Raphanus sativus cultivar WK10039 chromosome 6, ASM80110v3, whole genome shotgun sequence sequence CTAGAACAGATCACGTAAAACCTGTTAAACTTGTTAATTTGCGTTTTtgattttgtgattaaaaatgAGCTGGCTAGCATGACGAGCAGTGGCGGAACTAGTTAACACCATGTGGGTCAATTGACCCATatcaattttgaaaatgaatcaaatttagacataaatttgtaatatatcTTGCTTAATTGGTTGATCTTCGGTAGTTTGACCCCCTTAATAACTTAgctaatttcatatatataaacttttgaCCCCATTGATTTGTTTTTCTAGCTCCGCCACTAATGACGAGTCTACCTACAACGTTCAgcttgtattttaatattagtGTCAATCTAATATGCATTTTCCATCAAGACACTTCTAGTTATAATCATCATCCTCGTGCACGTATATCATAATATATTCAATAATCTGACCAACGAGAGAAAAACAACTAATTCAAATTCTGTGACATAATTAACCAATAACTCAAATTCAAGCAGATCCCAAGAATACCGTAATGACTATGTCAAGACGATTGTGCTGATCTGATTAAAATTTCGCTCAATAATCATGGAACGTTACAGATTTGTTTGTTGTGGATTAATATTATTTCCAACAGTTATCTATAACAAAATCATTTCCAAACACAAAACGTTAAAACTTGATTAAAAACActagaaaatatatttcatccatatttaaaagactatttttgaactttcaacaaatattaaaaatagtaaatattcttttataaacTAGTTTTGATTTTGTAGTTGATTCACTAtcatatttacattttagtttatattttaattaagaaattaaataaacctaagatttttttttcaaaacaggGTAAAGCATCATTcgtacatatataaaatgaatataacttaattatattttcaaaacatgaatacaaatcttaatatataaaacattggTCAACGAAATAGCAACAACAGAGCGAAGACAATGGTCTTGGAATCGCTGAGAATAGAGACATATACATTGGAAGCATGAAGAAAGCAGATTGACCTTAGTCGCTGATACGCTTGACAAAGGCCATTGAAATGTGGAAACCTGGAGACTCTAGAAAAGAACAGATAAACTTCAAAACTGACTgtaatataactttttttagTAACCCAAGCTAAACCAAAATCATGTACATGTCAATGAAAAATTCCCAAGTGTTAACCCAAAATAATACTACCAAAATGCCAATTAGACACACCATTGCACTATAAATCACCAAAaagtagaaaaataataatataaatttcataaacctctcttcttcctttgtgGTTCAAAGTGAAAAGCTTTTCGAACAAGTTGATCAAGAGAATCTACAGAAGATAAGAATGTCTCTCCAACCTTTTTGTCTTTTGTTGTCCGCTTTTGCCATTCGTACAGGACTACTGTTCCATTCTGACTGCAATCtgcacatttaaaaaaaaaaaattcagatgtCTCTCTTTAATGTCTCACTACTCTTTGTTGTGCTCGCATCAGAACGAACTGATAGGCTTCCAGGAATACAATGTTTCCTGAGTATGTTATATGACCTGAAACTGGTTCCGCTGCAGAGAAACTCGTCTCTCCAAATAGGTCTTGAGAGGTTGTTGTAGAAACAGAGGAAAGCCTCTCCGCTGTTTTCTTTGCCTCCTCTGCTTCTTCAAGCTCTGTTTCTTTAAGCTCTGTTTCGAGAGCTGTGGTTTCTAAGCTTCTCTTCCCCTTATCCTGTAGTCACATACATAActaatttaaaaacttttagattgaaaaactgaaaatttatTTCATGGTATTAGATTTAATGCAATTTATATTGCCTGTAGCTGAGGTGGAGATTGTTCTTCATGTCTAACGCTATTGTTGCTATTGTTGCTATTGTTGCTGTTGTTAAGTGGTTTTTGTTCATCTTCTAAAGTTAAAGATTCCTTCAAGACCTTATCCGATGTGGCCACTTCATCTCTTGAAAATTCTGCAACATCTTGGTTTTCCTTGGGATCATTACAAATCTCACAATCATCAAGCTTACAGTTTCTGTCTTCCAGGAACTTTGTTTTTAAAGGATTTGCTTTCACCAAATCCTCTGACTCACACTGGTTTGAGATTGAGTCTGAGTTACACCTCACCGAAATCATGGACCAGCACGCCTTCATGGACACATATATCCTTCCCGACATGATAAGTTGTCTCCTTGTAACAAACTACAATCTCACGCAAGTCAAAGGCCGTAATGTTCTTGTCCACATAAAACACTGGATCAACTTTCTCAAGAGAATCACTTATAGCAGCAATATCATGACTATCCACAAGAATGGTTTTCATCGTTCTCTTTATCCCATTCGTGGCTGCTTCTAGTACCATAGAACAACTCACACACATAGTTATTGTTTTTCGAATCTTCCCACTTCTCTTCAGGGCATTTAGTAGCCTTAGACTCATCCTTGCAAGTCTCTACCGAGTTTCCAACTGTGTGAACATCATCTGAAAATTGAAAACCCACTTGATCTACTTACTGGTTTGCAAACATTCAAAGACCATCAGAAATATCTTAAAGCAAAAAatcaataactaaaatatttgaaagctaaataaaaatttacctGCTCTCATCTTTCAGGAGAGTAAAACTTGCATAGTGATAATAATTCTTCAATACCACGAGGGCTATAACTTCAAGCACAAGGAGACAAACCAAGggtaaaatatatcaaaaacttTCAAGCAGATTCATagaaaagaaacagagaacAAAAAATGAAGTTGCATAGGGAAAACAAGTAAAGGAAACTTCATTATAAAGAATAGAATCCGTGAAAGTTAATCTAATCTATCTATCTGTTTCTCCCAAAGTTAGATACAGAAGCAAACTCCATATGACTTAGATACAGGAGTTGTTCAACGAAGCAACGGGACAGGAAGATTGTGACAGAAACAAACCTAGCTTCGGTGGAAAATATTCTATGGATACATAACATAAATATAGTCAGACACTCTTTAAAGGCCAAAACAAATCATCACGAGGTCTAGAACAGAAAATAAACAGCAAAAAGATACAATCAATCACTAGGATGACCACTTTCCAACCTTTTGATAATGTAGAGAAAAAGACATTTAGAAAAAGCTGTAATGCCATAACAATAAGCAAGAAAGTTTCAAATGTTGCTTTGATTGTAATAAGATTTATAGGTCAATTATACTGTTGCATGAGTGTGGCAAAGTATTAACCAAAGAGTGAATAATACCTTATGTTGTCATGGACCTAATGTTTGTTTTTCCTCATTATGAGTATAAAAACATCTAATTTACCTAAAGCTCAAGATATTGGACACGATGGAGGATATGCTTGCACCAgtaaaaagatttgaaaatatgaaactaCAAAGGGAGtaataaaagagaaaacaagGCAAAAAAATTTAGACGGGAACAAAATTTGGAAACAATAATCAGAAATAACGGAATATGAGGGCTCGAATAGTAAGAGTTGGTAAGGAGATCAAGTATGAAGATGGTGCCAAGGTAATCACGACTTTAAAACAGCAACTTGTGCTTGTCCAGAATTGCAATATGTATGTATTTAATTATTCACATGCATATGATCCGAAAAAGATGTCAACAAGTTCCTGAGGAAGTTTTCAAAGAGGGTAAGAGTatggtgaagaagaaaaaaaataagttttgacATTGTTTATgaaaactaaacaaaagaaattgtTTAGTAAAATTGTTTAGTAGTTCAATTATGATTAAGCCTTCAACAATTGGAAACTATGAGGgtgatgtcaaggaaacatgctAATCATCTCTGCTGTGTAGGTATCTCTCTCTTTCGATCTTTTTCTCGTTATTCTTtctattgtaatttttttggttttgatatctccctctccctctccctctctccctctctccctctctccctctctctctcagagCCGTGCctaatttgtttcaaaaaaggCATTTGCCACAGGCCCCTAcaaatatataagtttttaGGGTCCCATAAATCACCAAAACGTAGTACATAATATAGTTTTAGAGTTAAAAGTCTTCCAACTCCCAATGATGTTGAACAAGTTCGAATCTCTTATgtgttcttttgtaaatttgttgAACAAAAACTTATATAGAAAACGAAATGTTTCGGTAAGTAAATGTAGTGTTGTTTCCTGTATCGTTTTTGTTTATTGGAACTATCAATCTTTTTATTACCTATtggtatttttttctcttttgttagTTTTTGAACATGTTTGActgtttattaatgttttgtatgattataaactatattaacaatattatgtgttttattgatctacactaaaaagGCCCCAATTTTAGACTCTGCCTTAGGTTTCTACATGCCTTCGCACGGCACGGcactgctctctctctctctctctctctctctctctctctctctctctctctctctctctctctctctctctctctctctctctctctctctctctctctctctcgaatgTTAGCATCACTCTCTTGTTGAAGAAGCAGCCAATGCTGCATTTTCTTACATATATGAGTACTCAAGAGGAGCTTACTCTTGAAGCTACTGTTGAGTATTTGACTTATTTACCCTCTATTTTTCTCTTTCAGACTGAGAGAATGTCCAAGGCTAGTTTGGTCTTCTGTAACCATGGGCAATCTGGTACATTGACTGAAATGTGGGTGAGTATGACGCCGTCAAGAAAGCCTTCAGCTCAATTGTGTTTAGGCTCAGAAGAAAACGTGTTTGAACTTTCTAGGTAAACATGTTGATTAGAGATGTGATTGATGGTTGTTTAGTTGTGATCTTTTTAGCTTCCGAGTTTAAtcactgagtttttttttaaataatattttatttattaaggcAGTTAAGAATGGAAACTTTTATAAATGCAGCAGAAACCAAAAACTTATGTAGTTGAGAAAAAAACCGCTCGGTCTCTCTCTTTTTGAAGGTGACTGTAAGGGCGATGATTTCAGTTTTGTCTTTTCCCAATCTCCATCATTGATTTCTACATCAGATGTCAATTTTATCAACGCTTAATTCATTAAGCAATGGGGAAGAAGACAAAAATTGAAATTATCATGAGAGATTCACGCAAATACATACCATCATCGACTTTTTGTCGGAATCATTCTTTCGAGAACACATCAATATTCATTTTGTTGATTCTCGTAACGGTGATGATTCCGAAAATTATTTACGATCCAGTTTATCAATGGATTGTTCTCAATCTCTTCCGACTTCAAATCGGAGTTCCTAGAAGAGTGATACGTGTGAGATGCTACACAGAATGCATTCACTACGCATCCGATATCTTCGGCGTGGTCAGTATGTCCATGATTGATGATCGTTCTTTTTGGGGTTTGAAAACATGTTTTGGTTTTCATATCCCAAAATTAACGAGACGTTATCGTAATCGTTtgtttctcttccttttattaATGGAACATAATACAGTAGATAGACTACGAGACGAAATCATGGTACTTACCCTTTTCTGGCCATTGAGATGTGATGGGAACTGCTTAAAGGTCATCGAAGACCATTAACAATGGTGAATGAAGAGTTTATAAACCATTATTTGATACAAAACATTTGGTATCGAATAATGGAATACTCTGtgttttcattaaatttatggAAACCACCATGGATAAATCAATGGTTGAGGACCAAAGATGTATTCTTTTTGTTGTATGGCGATATTCGTACAGTCGCTGAAAATTGGCAATCTCAGGTTCTATTTGTATTGGATtcatatccaaaaatatatagttctaATCTGGGATTTGGTCAGAGTTATACAACAAAAGAAGAAATTGAAGTCTATCATGCGATATACATTTGAAGATCGCAAGAAGATTATGAAGACCTTCCTGGAAGCATCAGTGTTTATGTTTTCTTCGTTTTCTTTATTGTCTTTGTATTACTAtgtttgttattttcttattcTATGTATTGTGTATGTGTTTTTTCATTGATTTGTTTCCATTGATGCCGTCTTCTATTATCAGATTTTTCAAAacgtgaattttttttttgcatattccaaattaataaaacaaattgGTAACACAACATGATCAATTTGGACATCTCTATCTtggaaataattattatttggACAAAGATTCTTGCGCTAAGAAATTTTTGCAGACACTTTTAAGTGTGTTATTTGTCTCTGTCAAAATCTCACTTCCCTAATCAACGTTTGAGAATGTAATAGATAGATCTCTCGTGCTTGTTGAACAAAAGGCTTGGATTtgttttactctatttttagaTACATAATTCCACTAAAATCCAAGAAAAGTGAATTCTAACAAAATCGAATATAAATTGAATAACAGGTGATTTTAGTGGATTTCAAATTCCATCTAACAAATACCTAATCCAATAACAATGGACttcaattaaaatttgaattccATTAAATTCTATCGAAATCATTAATCCAATAACACCTCCTTAGAATTTGCTGGACAGAAGAAGAATCTCGAactgaaattaaataaaacaacatTTAATGCCaccatttattagataaaatcAGCAAAATCCATTCTGCTGATTCATCATATTCTTGGTGAACTGGAAAAAGATAGGATTTTGATGTATTTTCCCAGTTAAACATAACAGCCGTTTCAGAGGGAAGAAACGGATCTATGAAACCGTGCCTTTGACTTCTAGATCTTGTGTTTGTGATGAAAAAAGACCAACAGTTCGTTCAACAGTAGCCAAACGAAAATGGTTATCTTACAAAAGTAAATTTGAAGATATATCATAACAATTGAAAATAAATCTAAAGCCGTCAAATGATATATTCTGAATCAACCAAAACTGAGATCATATGTTTTATGGTCTAACAGTTCATGTGAAATCGTTTGGCCTCCCGACATTGATGTTCTGCTCTGTCAAGAACTCTGTAATCGCCTTCTTTTGCCATCCTTTGAAGCTCCTGtaacccacaaaaaaaaaaaaaaaaccctttACTTGTAATCCACGCTAGAGGAACACAAATATATAGAGGAGAACGATTTTGGACATTACTTTTGATCAAGATGAGCCAAGATCTCGCCTCCTGGGAATGATGCTTTAGTAGCTTCAAAAGCTGCTTGGATCGATTGTCTCCAAGTTCCACCAATGTGATTCTCTCCAGGCTGTGGTTCTTCCATTAGCAATGAGTAACCAGAGAGCAAATGGCCTACCCAAATATCATCTTTCCTGATGAACACAACAAAACCAACATCAGGCAGAGAACTAATTAAATATCTATACTCAATAACTTACAAAACCACATCCATGTGACGAGGAGCATAGTGTCCACCTCCAATCCCTAAAAGAACTTTCTTCTTCCCAGTTTCACTGCCCATCAAATTGATTCACATTACTTGACATGATACAACTTCTTTCTTTTTGAGATGTAACTATTAAGCAACCATCAATATCTACCTGTTCCAGTTCCCTACAGCTTCACCGCCTCCAAGCCCAAGTCCTTCCCACATTAACTGAATTGAAAAAAACACAATCTTTATTCTAAATGAAAGCAAGTTACTAGAGATGACAGTGCATACTAATGGTTAGAAGCAAACTTTAAACACAAATAAGTCTTTGATTACTAATTAAAGTAACAAACTTCTTTCACTTACAAGAGCAATGACTTGAGCAGCGTCTTGTCTCTTCCAGTATTCCTCTGTACTACCTACATATACTCAATGAACACACACAACCTAAGCAGATAAAGCAACTGAAGAGAGCTTTCAGTTAGAAAGAAACTCACCAATCTCCAAGAACATGGTTGGCTTACTAGTTATAGGTCCATGATGAGTACCTTCCAATGTTAtctacacacacaaaaaaaaaaagcaatctCCTTTACACTTCAacctctaaaaaaaaaaaaaaaaaacaatacctCAAACTCAGGAACCAAGCTATGAGCTTCAGCCATTTTCTTCAAAAGACGCAGCCACGGACCAATCCTAGGGTTAGTCAACGCCGCCCACCCCGCCTTTCCTCCGTGCGGCGGCGATtctccttcctttaagtgaagCACTCCTTCAATCAACCAACATTTTGAGGAAAATCAACACAAACCCACAAAGAAAGTTTCGATCTTTATAGCATTACTACCGATGGGGTGAACAGTGAGAGCAGGACGGTTGGAGGCGGCGGTGTGACGGCTGAGGAAGATGACTTCGTCTACAACTTCGCCGGTTGCTTCTTCCCACCGCGAATCGAGATCGTCTTCCTTGACTATGGATTTATCGTGTTGGATCAGTCTCGTCTGCTGGTTGGTGAAACTCTTTATGTCCTGCAAGGATTCCGACAAGAAGAGGATTCAGACAAGAACGGGGGAGGGGGAGGGGGAGGGGGAGGGGGAGAAGAAAAGGTTGTGATTTTTTACCGGCGGTAAGGTGGGTCCGGGGTCCATCCCGGCATGGCGAGAAGCGCCGCCGCGGGGTTGATCGATGCTGGGTCGTAGGTGGTGGCGACGATCAGTGTCACCATCTCTCTCTTTGAGAAGAGAACGCGGCGGGAAGTGGCGTTTATAAGCAGCGACTGGGGAGGAGTTGCGTTTGTTTGGAAAGTGGTGTGAGGGTGGACGAAGCGTATAAAGTTTCGGCCGCTTGTTTTGAAAACCATGTTACTACAACACTTTCAACATTTGGGAAGTAgataaaatgattatatttttgtttggcCAACAAGCTATAGCGCGCCGCTATTAGTTAATTCGTTTTGTAACCAAaacgttcttttttttttaataaatcattcatattactgaaaaaataatatgagcTAAGGTATACAGTATATAATAACAGATGAAAAAACtaagcaagaaaaaaagaagttctaatttgtaattttgtagATACAATTTTTGAAcagatgttttctttttaacactGCAACTTCATTCATTCAAACTTTGTGAGATACATTGGTGGAATACATTTTTGTGATGCAGGGATTGCAGCTTCTACAAATCTCCGGAGACATAGCTTCACAAAGGAGAAACAAAGCCGGACAGTCCATAAACCACAACAGAgtgaagtttaaaaaaaaaataaacaaaaacaaggaaatataaatataaataactttgtattataaaatcttaaaacaaaTCATAGTAATTGATATGGCTGGATAATTGGGGTCTCGATCGGGTTCGGGTTCATCTGGACTTTGGATTTTTGAGTTCATGAACTTCAACCTCATTCAAATATTATAGActttggtttggatttagtCCACGTTCTAGTTACATATCTAATATCCGGCTGAAATCCAAATAATTCCAATTTCAGATATTAATCGGACTATCggtttcaaaaatattgttttgtacTCATTAACTCTATATTTccaatattttcaataaatttgtGTATTTGGGTTCTTCAAACCATATTGTGgtacttcaaaattatttgaaaatattgttttgtacTCATTAAACTCTATATTTCCAATCTTTTCAATAAATTTGTATCTAGCCTTTTCAAATCATATTGTtgtacttcaaaattattttcggAAACTCTTCCACCAACCATGCAAGACTCATTCATAAACTATGCATGATAACGTCAAACATATCATGACATAATAAATCTTTGTACGAACAAGAATCATACATAATGGAACataattaacaaattaaaactAACAACAATCAActctataaaatattattttaattttaaataaaacaacatattatttaaattttagaagtaaaatatattcataactcaacttcaaatataattatCGCAACATAAAACATCAGTATTGACcgaatatcaaatatatatatatatatatattaagtatttgagttaattattttgtaataaataattattttagatactaaataatatattaatgtattttggatacatattaaaaattaaaatcgtGTTAACTACAAGTTCTTTtggaattttataatttttgggTTTCCCGGATATCTATTTGGATTCAGGTTTGGTTCGGATAAAATCTATAACCTGAAATACCGTAGAAGTAAAGAAGATCCATTCGATATTTATATCATATACGGATCCGTTCAAATTCAACTTTATTGAACCGATTTTGGTGtgggatttgtttttttttttccagccCTAGTAATTGATGATAGAAAAAAAAGGTATAAAAAACGATGGTGCTGCCCAGGATCGAACTGGAGACCTTTTGCGTGTAAGGCAAACGTGATAACCACTACACCACAGCACCTAATGTTTGTATTTTCTCGTGAAGGATTATAAAACAGATTAAACATCTCTCCGCCGCTTCCGGATAAAAGTTAAAACGAAGTGTTCTGCTCTCTGGTTTGAAGCTTAGGTTTCTCTCGTTAAATTTCTATGCTTATTCAcagtgttttgaaattcgaCCCGGACCCGTtgttgaaccggtaaacccgGTGACCCGAGATAAATCCGATTTGAGTTttgtaaaaaatccaaaatttgaaAACCCGCAAAACCCCGCAAAACCTCCAAAACCCGAAACCCGGTACCGGTTGAACCattggttgaaccaatagataacttttatatttttgtaagtttttatttcttagttatgtttttagattctgttttatattctaaatttctaattaaaaattaggtttctttcagttttttgccgtcttcttcttcatctgttgACCTCTACtgattttgtatttcttttttcttcttcattttttttctttttgattattttgtatattataaatctgTAGTATTAGGTTTTTTGTGCTCTAAGTCATATGTATAGTGTTCTGGTGATAAGTTTTACAATGTAGATCAAACTTTCTGATTTTTAATCATACATAATACCAATCACACTATTTTGtacaattatgttttatttttggtttattttggatttgaagtttaatttttattcacaTTGGACGTAAAtatctattaaattttattcttaattttaGATGTCACAACTTCTTAactatttacaaattttttaaatagtctaaattat is a genomic window containing:
- the LOC108813080 gene encoding LOW QUALITY PROTEIN: D-aminoacyl-tRNA deacylase (The sequence of the model RefSeq protein was modified relative to this genomic sequence to represent the inferred CDS: inserted 1 base in 1 codon), producing MVFKTSGRNFIRFVHPHTTFQTNATPPQSLLINATSRRVLFSKREMVTLIVATTYDPASINPAAALLAMPGWTXGPTLPPDIKSFTNQQTRLIQHDKSIVKEDDLDSRWEEATGEVVDEVIFLSRHTAASNRPALTVHPIGVLHLKEGESPPHGGKAGWAALTNPRIGPWLRLLKKMAEAHSLVPEFEITLEGTHHGPITSKPTMFLEIGSTEEYWKRQDAAQVIALLMWEGLGLGGGEAVGNWNSETGKKKVLLGIGGGHYAPRHMDVVLKDDIWVGHLLSGYSLLMEEPQPGENHIGGTWRQSIQAAFEATKASFPGGEILAHLDQKSFKGWQKKAITEFLTEQNINVGRPNDFT